The following are encoded in a window of Roseimaritima ulvae genomic DNA:
- a CDS encoding SCO family protein, which produces MRTLVHIVIILVVGLVIGLVLRNVRDRTADPVDAEVAELTEADGETFMDPDRPTRIEPPPKPQLEPGDDWLQTFEFTERDGSLVSSESLKGQPYVVSFFFTLCPSICVTQNQKLKELQEAFEGQDVKFLSISVDPENDTPEQLREYAARFGADPEQWLFLTTDDPIYVQRVGAEVFQVSSNLQHTERFILVDAEGEIDGLYHWNDQRSFERLKKDLADMLEASKQPSDIKSTSYHPTRGGVKSNGLAG; this is translated from the coding sequence ATGCGAACCCTCGTTCATATCGTAATCATCCTGGTGGTGGGCTTGGTGATCGGTTTGGTGCTCCGCAATGTGCGCGACCGCACCGCCGATCCAGTGGACGCCGAAGTGGCGGAGCTGACCGAGGCCGACGGCGAGACCTTTATGGATCCTGACCGGCCCACGCGGATCGAACCGCCGCCGAAGCCGCAGTTAGAACCCGGCGACGATTGGCTGCAAACGTTTGAGTTTACCGAACGCGATGGCAGCCTGGTTAGCAGCGAATCGCTGAAAGGCCAGCCCTATGTGGTCAGCTTTTTCTTTACGCTGTGTCCCAGCATTTGTGTAACGCAGAATCAAAAGTTAAAAGAGCTGCAGGAGGCGTTTGAAGGGCAGGACGTGAAGTTCTTGTCGATCAGCGTCGATCCCGAAAACGACACGCCGGAACAGCTTCGCGAGTACGCCGCTCGATTTGGTGCCGATCCCGAGCAGTGGTTGTTCTTGACCACTGACGACCCGATTTATGTGCAACGCGTGGGCGCCGAGGTGTTTCAGGTTTCTTCCAATTTGCAGCACACCGAGCGATTTATTTTGGTGGATGCCGAGGGAGAGATCGACGGTCTGTATCACTGGAACGACCAACGCTCCTTTGAACGGTTGAAGAAAGATCTCGCTGATATGCTGGAGGCTTCAAAGCAGCCGTCCGATATCAAGTCGACTTCGTATCACCCTACCAGGGGGGGGGTGAAGTCTAATGGATTGGCTGGCTGA
- a CDS encoding ABC transporter permease, which produces MLARREWVRFFRQRNRVTAAIVQPLLFWLLFGTGLRGSFEGAGGQDFLQFFLPGTVALIVLFTAIFATISVIEDRREGFMQAVLVAPVGRWPVLLGKVIGGGAIAWAQAAFFLALVYAFGTAPLTLSVLPLMLLLAVMALAMCGMGMIVAWPMDSTQGFHAIMMLGLMPMWLLSGAFFPVPAATSEASLNWGQTALSWVMRANPLTYGLAEMRHLLYPSVDFAAQGFAPGSTINWTVSVLFMVAMLAIAWYLMRGSKKADLVV; this is translated from the coding sequence ATGCTGGCCCGCCGCGAATGGGTGCGATTCTTTCGTCAACGCAATCGCGTGACGGCCGCGATCGTGCAGCCGCTGCTGTTTTGGTTGTTGTTTGGCACGGGCCTGCGAGGTTCCTTCGAAGGCGCCGGCGGACAGGACTTTTTGCAGTTTTTCCTGCCCGGCACGGTGGCGCTGATCGTATTGTTTACCGCCATCTTTGCCACCATTTCAGTGATCGAAGATCGCCGCGAAGGATTCATGCAAGCCGTGTTGGTGGCGCCGGTCGGTCGCTGGCCGGTGTTGTTGGGCAAAGTCATCGGTGGCGGCGCGATCGCCTGGGCTCAGGCTGCGTTTTTCCTGGCTCTGGTGTATGCCTTTGGAACCGCGCCGCTGACGCTGTCGGTGTTACCTTTGATGTTGTTGTTGGCGGTGATGGCGCTGGCCATGTGCGGGATGGGCATGATCGTGGCCTGGCCGATGGATAGCACGCAAGGCTTTCACGCCATCATGATGCTGGGCCTGATGCCGATGTGGCTGCTCAGCGGCGCCTTCTTCCCAGTGCCCGCGGCCACCTCGGAAGCTTCGTTGAACTGGGGCCAGACCGCACTCAGCTGGGTGATGCGAGCCAACCCGCTGACCTACGGGTTGGCCGAAATGCGACATCTGCTGTACCCCTCGGTGGATTTCGCTGCTCAAGGTTTTGCCCCTGGCTCGACCATTAACTGGACGGTCAGCGTGTTATTTATGGTGGCCATGTTGGCCATCGCTTGGTACTTGATGCGTGGCAGCAAAAAAGCGGATTTGGTGGTCTAA
- a CDS encoding DUF420 domain-containing protein: protein MDWLAENLPHATASLNAAATVLLLLALWQIKRGNIKAHRNLMLTALVMSTVFLGLYLLHKYALLQTTGSPNKNFPRDPAVASRAAFMTYLFVLMTHIPLAVTVPVLAIWAAVLGLKDRRAAHRRLVRWAYPIWLYVSVTGVVVYLMLYQIYVP, encoded by the coding sequence ATGGATTGGCTGGCTGAAAATCTTCCCCATGCCACGGCTTCGCTCAACGCGGCCGCGACGGTGCTGTTGTTGTTGGCGTTGTGGCAAATCAAACGCGGCAACATCAAGGCGCATCGTAATCTGATGCTGACCGCGTTGGTGATGAGTACCGTCTTTCTGGGGCTGTACCTGTTGCATAAGTACGCGCTGTTGCAGACTACCGGCAGCCCCAACAAAAACTTTCCCCGCGACCCCGCCGTGGCCTCTCGGGCCGCCTTCATGACCTACCTGTTTGTGCTGATGACGCACATCCCGTTGGCCGTTACGGTTCCAGTTCTGGCGATCTGGGCGGCCGTGTTGGGACTGAAGGATCGCCGCGCTGCGCATCGCCGTCTGGTCCGCTGGGCGTATCCGATCTGGCTGTACGTTTCAGTGACCGGCGTGGTTGTGTATCTGATGCTGTATCAGATCTATGTACCGTAG